A stretch of DNA from Rhodococcus sp. NBC_00297:
ATCGGTCCGCACCACGCGTGCGGTCCTGCGCGACGTCGACGCCGACGTGGTGATCGGCTTCGGCGGGTACGTCGCGCTGCCGGCCTACCTCGCCGCACGCGGCACGGTGCCCGTGATCGTGCACGAGGCGAACGCGCGGGCCGGTATCGCGAACAAGGTGGGCGCCCGCCTGGCGACGAGAGTCCTCGCCGCCGTCGCCGGCTCCGGGATCCACGGCCGCGGGTCGTCGGAGGCCGAGATCGTGGGCATCCCCGTCCGGCCGACCATCACCGAGCTCGACCGGGCCGGACTGCGCGCCGAGGCGCGTGCGCACTTCGGACTGCCGCAGCACGGTCCCGTGCTGCTCGTGTTCGGTGGGTCGCAGGGCGCCCGATCGCTCAACCTCGCCGTGTCCGGCGCGTCGGCCGCGCTCGCGGCCGCCGGCGTGTCGGTGCTCCACGCGCACGGCCCGAAGAACACCCTCGACGTCGCCACGGCCGATCCGGACGCCCCGTACGTGGCGGTGCCGTACCTGACCCGCATGGACCTCGCCTACGCCGCCGCCGATGCCGTCGTGTGCCGGTCCGGCGCGATGACCGTCGCGGAGGTCTCGGCCGTCGGTCTGCCTGCCTTCTACGTACCCTTGCCCCATGGCAACGGGGAACAAGAGCTCAACGCGGGCCCGATCGTCGCGGCCGGCGGTGGTGTCGTGATCGCCGACGCCGACCTCACGCCGGAGTTCGTGGCCACCGACGTGGTGTCGCTGCTGACCGATCCCGATCGCGTGTCGGCCATGAGTGCGGCCGCCGCGGGCGCGGGTCATCGAGGCGCCGCCGCGGAGGTCGCGCGCATCGTTCTCGAGGTCGCCGGACGAGGTGGTCGGGCATGACGCGACACACCGTCGACGCGACCCTGCCGCCCGAACTGCAGCGCGTGCACATGGTCGGCATCGGGGGAGCGGGCATGTCGGGGATAGCCCGGATCCTGCTCTCGCGCGGTGGCCAGGTGTCGGGCTCCGACGCCAAGGAGAGTCGCGGCGTGAAGGCGCTGCGCGCCCGCGGTGCCCAGATACGGATCGGGCACGACGCGTCGGCGCTCGACATGCTCGAAGGCGGCCCGACGGCGTTGGTCACGACGCACGCGGCCATCCCGAAGACGAACCCGGAGCTGGTCGCGGCCGCCGAGCGTGGTGTGCCCGTCCTCCTGCGTCCGGCCGTGCTCGCCTCGCTGATGAAGGGTTTCCGCACCGTCCTGGTGTCGGGGACGCACGGCAAGACCTCCACCACGTCGATGCTCGTCGTCGCGCTGCAGCACTGCGGTGCGGATCCGTCCTTCGCCGTGGGCGGCGAGCTGAACGAAGCGGGTACCAACTCTCATCACGGCACCGGCGAGGTCTTCGTCGCGGAGGCGGACGAGAGCGACGGGTCGCTGCTGCAGTACGACCCCGACGTCATCGTCGTCACCAACGTGGAGGCGGATCACCTCGACTACTTCGGCAGCGAGGACGCCTACGTCCAGGTGTTCGACGACTTCGCCGCTCGTCTGTCCGCCGGCGGTGCCCTGGTGGTGTGCACGGACGACCCCGGGTCGCGGGAGCTGGCGCGTCGGGTCGCCGCGAAGGCGACCGACGGTGTGCGGGTTCTGACGTACGGCTCCGAGGACGCGCAGGTCGACGGCGCCGAGGTGTCCGCGACGCTGCTCGGGTGGGAGCCCGAGGACACCGGCGGCGTGGTGCAGTTCCGGCTGGCCGGCGAGGACCGTGCCCGCACCGTGCGCCTGGGTGTGCCCGGCCGGCACATGGCGCTGAACGCGCTGGCCGCCATCGTCGCCGCGCGCGAGACCGGGGCCGGAGTCGACGAGATCATCGAGGGGCTGGCCGGGTTCGCCGGTGTGCACCGACGGTTCCAGTTGCAGGGCCGTGAGCGCGGCGTGCGCGTGTTCGACGACTACGCCCACCATCCCACCGAGGTCCGCGCGGTGCTCGGTGCCGCGGCGGACCTGGTGCGCACCGCGGACACCGCGACCCCCGGTCGCGTGATCGTCGTGTTCCAGCCCCACCTGTACTCGCGCACGGTGACCTTCGCGGACCAGTTCGCGGCCGCCCTGGATCTGGCCGACGAGGTGGTCGTGCTCGACGTCTACGGCGCGCGCGAGGAGCCGGTTCCCGGTGTCAGCGGAGCGACGGTGGCCCGGTCGGTGACCAAGCCGGTGCACTACCAGCCCGATCTGTCCGCCGTGCCGCGTCAGGTGGCGCACCTGTGTGTCGCCGGCGACATCGTGGTGACGATGGGCGCGGGCGACGTGACCATGCTGGGAAGCCAGATCCTCGACGCTCTCCGCTCCACCCCGGCGCGGCGCTGAGTTCGGGACGTGACATGGCAGGACGACAGACCGTGAACGCGCGCGGTACCGGCCGCACCCGACCCGCGGCCACACCGCGTCGTGTCGGTGCGGAGCGGTCGACGCGGTCGCGCACGTCGACGCGGGCGCCGGCGCGCGAACCGCGTGTCGGTCGCCGCGGCAAGCTGTTGATCCTTCTCGCGCTCGTCGCCTCGGTCGCCTTCGTGGCGGTGTCGTACTTCGGTCCGCTGTGGGCGGTCTCCTCCGTGCAGGTGAACGGCAACGCCGCGGTCTCGCGCGAGCAGGTCGTGCAGACGCTGCAGGTCGCGGAGGGGACACCCCTGCCGAGAGTGGACACGGATGCTGCCGCGGCGCGGGTCGCCGCCATCCCGAAGGTCGCGTCGGTCCGGGTCCAGCGCGTGTACCCGTCCACGGTGCGGGTCACGGTCGAGGAGCGCGTTCCCGTCGTCTTCTTCGACGCGGCGGACGGTACCCATCTGATGGACGCCGAGGCCGTCGACTTCGCGGTGGAACCGCCCCCGCCCGGGGTGGTGCGCATGGTGGTGGCCAGCCCGTCCTTCGGCAACCTCGAGACCCGTGCGGCCCTGTCGGTGCTCACCGCGCTGCCCGGTCCGCTGCGATCGCAGGTGGCACAGATCGACGCGCCGACCATCTCGGCGGTGTCGTTGACGTTGTACGACGGCCGGGTCGTGGTGTGGGGGAGCAGTGAGGACACGGAGTACAAGGCGTCCATCGCTCTGCCACTGCTCACTCAGCCGGGTCAGACCTACGACGTGTCGAGTCCGGATCTGCCGACCATTCGGTGACGGTGACGTCCCACATAATTTTCCTGCGCGTGTCGGCGCGCCTAATGGAACCCGCCGAGCGGTGTCTCTAGCGTTTCACCCAGTCGATCACTTGACATAACTATGAACCTATGGTTCAGGTTGAGGGTTTGCCTCGACTGCATCATGCACACCAACCACGGAAGGCGAGAGCCCATGACGCCCCCGCACAACTACCTCGCCGTAATCAAGGTCGTCGGCATCGGCGGCGGCGGCGTCAACGCGGTCAACCGCATGATCGAGCAGGGACTCAAGGGAGTCGAGTTCATCGCGGTCAACACGGACGCGCAGGCGCTGCTCATGTCGGACGCCGACGTCAAGCTCGACGTCGGTCGCGAACTCACCCGAGGCCTCGGCGCGGGTGCCGATCCCGAGGTGGGCCGCAAGGCCGCCGAGGATCACAAGGACGAGATCGAAGAGGTGCTCAAGGGTGCCGACATGGTGTTCGTCACCGCGGGCGAGGGTGGCGGTACCGGCACCGGTGGAGCCCCCGTCGTCGCGAGCATCGCGCGCAAGCTCGGCGCCCTCACCGTCGGTGTGGTGACGCGGCCCTTCTCCTTCGAGGGCAAGCGACGCGGCGGTCAGGCCGACGTCGGCATCCAGGGTCTGCGCGAGTCGTGCGACACCCTCATCGTCATCCCGAACGACCGGCTGCT
This window harbors:
- the murG gene encoding undecaprenyldiphospho-muramoylpentapeptide beta-N-acetylglucosaminyltransferase is translated as MTGSSGVSVVVAGGGTAGHIEPALAVADALRELDPSIRVTALGTERGLETTLVPARGYELALVPPVPLPRKLTRSLFALPANVVRSVRTTRAVLRDVDADVVIGFGGYVALPAYLAARGTVPVIVHEANARAGIANKVGARLATRVLAAVAGSGIHGRGSSEAEIVGIPVRPTITELDRAGLRAEARAHFGLPQHGPVLLVFGGSQGARSLNLAVSGASAALAAAGVSVLHAHGPKNTLDVATADPDAPYVAVPYLTRMDLAYAAADAVVCRSGAMTVAEVSAVGLPAFYVPLPHGNGEQELNAGPIVAAGGGVVIADADLTPEFVATDVVSLLTDPDRVSAMSAAAAGAGHRGAAAEVARIVLEVAGRGGRA
- the murC gene encoding UDP-N-acetylmuramate--L-alanine ligase, with the translated sequence MTRHTVDATLPPELQRVHMVGIGGAGMSGIARILLSRGGQVSGSDAKESRGVKALRARGAQIRIGHDASALDMLEGGPTALVTTHAAIPKTNPELVAAAERGVPVLLRPAVLASLMKGFRTVLVSGTHGKTSTTSMLVVALQHCGADPSFAVGGELNEAGTNSHHGTGEVFVAEADESDGSLLQYDPDVIVVTNVEADHLDYFGSEDAYVQVFDDFAARLSAGGALVVCTDDPGSRELARRVAAKATDGVRVLTYGSEDAQVDGAEVSATLLGWEPEDTGGVVQFRLAGEDRARTVRLGVPGRHMALNALAAIVAARETGAGVDEIIEGLAGFAGVHRRFQLQGRERGVRVFDDYAHHPTEVRAVLGAAADLVRTADTATPGRVIVVFQPHLYSRTVTFADQFAAALDLADEVVVLDVYGAREEPVPGVSGATVARSVTKPVHYQPDLSAVPRQVAHLCVAGDIVVTMGAGDVTMLGSQILDALRSTPARR
- a CDS encoding cell division protein FtsQ/DivIB; amino-acid sequence: MAGRQTVNARGTGRTRPAATPRRVGAERSTRSRTSTRAPAREPRVGRRGKLLILLALVASVAFVAVSYFGPLWAVSSVQVNGNAAVSREQVVQTLQVAEGTPLPRVDTDAAAARVAAIPKVASVRVQRVYPSTVRVTVEERVPVVFFDAADGTHLMDAEAVDFAVEPPPPGVVRMVVASPSFGNLETRAALSVLTALPGPLRSQVAQIDAPTISAVSLTLYDGRVVVWGSSEDTEYKASIALPLLTQPGQTYDVSSPDLPTIR